The Desulfonatronovibrio hydrogenovorans DSM 9292 genome includes a window with the following:
- the nth gene encoding endonuclease III, with the protein MNRPLTAPIILNRLKSRYSSPETALNWENPWQLLVATVLSAQSTDKQVNRITPLFFKKWPAAHDLARASLEEVEDAVRSAGFFRTKSRNLLATSRIIVSRFNGRVPDTMKDLLVLPGVARKTANIILFNAFGKNEGIAVDTHVKRISFRLGLTEATNPDSVEKDLIKLFPRKEWGNINHMLVFFGREVCKARKPLCHECELEDICPRTGV; encoded by the coding sequence ATGAACAGACCTTTGACAGCTCCAATCATCCTGAACAGACTGAAGTCCAGGTACTCCAGCCCTGAAACCGCCCTGAACTGGGAAAATCCATGGCAGCTGCTGGTGGCAACGGTCCTGTCCGCCCAAAGCACGGACAAGCAGGTCAACCGGATAACTCCACTTTTTTTCAAAAAATGGCCAGCAGCCCATGATCTGGCAAGAGCCAGTCTGGAAGAGGTGGAAGATGCTGTCAGGTCAGCTGGTTTTTTCCGCACCAAATCCAGGAACCTTTTAGCAACGTCCAGGATTATCGTATCCAGATTCAATGGCCGGGTTCCGGACACCATGAAAGATCTTCTGGTTCTGCCAGGGGTTGCCAGAAAAACTGCAAACATAATCCTGTTCAATGCTTTTGGCAAAAACGAAGGCATTGCCGTGGATACTCATGTCAAAAGGATATCTTTCAGGCTGGGCCTGACAGAAGCGACTAATCCGGATTCCGTGGAAAAAGACCTGATCAAGCTCTTTCCACGGAAAGAATGGGGAAACATAAATCATATGCTCGTATTTTTCGGACGGGAAGTGTGTAAGGCCAGAAAACCATTGTGCCATGAATGTGAACTTGAAGACATTTGCCCAAGAACCGGAGTCTGA
- the tgt gene encoding tRNA guanosine(34) transglycosylase Tgt, whose translation MPVINPGQFHLEHSDGQARAGELTTAHGTVRTPVFMPVGTQGSVKSLCPEDLKRINASIILGNTYHLYLRPGDQLLDEMGGLHQFMNWDRPILTDSGGFQVFSLSELRKINDDGVEFASHIDGSRHFFTPEKVVSIQNKIGSSIMMVLDECVPYGADYDYTEKSLKITTKWARRSRQFYPHNAGNQLMFGIVQGGFFKELRRQSAGQITDISFDGYALGGLSVGEPKDEMLDIMYYSAPLLPVDKPRYLMGVGKPLDILEGINAGIDMFDCVLPTRNARNGTLYTSLGQVNIKRAQFKKDDTPLDPGCSCYTCSNFSKAYLRHLYMARELLAYRLNSIHNLSFFVGLAQRARQAVLENSFQALLEKYREIYGKA comes from the coding sequence ATGCCAGTAATTAATCCAGGTCAATTCCACCTTGAACACTCCGACGGCCAGGCCAGGGCAGGGGAGCTGACAACTGCCCACGGAACCGTCAGAACCCCGGTGTTCATGCCCGTAGGAACCCAGGGTAGTGTCAAAAGTCTTTGTCCGGAAGACCTGAAAAGAATCAATGCGTCAATTATTCTGGGAAATACCTATCACCTCTATCTCCGGCCCGGGGATCAGCTCCTGGATGAAATGGGCGGGCTGCACCAGTTCATGAACTGGGACAGGCCGATACTTACCGATTCCGGAGGTTTTCAGGTATTTAGTCTGTCTGAACTGAGAAAAATAAATGACGATGGAGTGGAGTTTGCTTCGCATATTGATGGCTCCAGACATTTTTTTACTCCGGAAAAAGTTGTCTCCATCCAGAACAAAATAGGTTCAAGCATAATGATGGTCCTGGATGAGTGCGTTCCTTACGGAGCCGACTATGATTATACAGAAAAATCCCTTAAAATAACTACGAAATGGGCCAGAAGGAGCAGACAGTTCTATCCACACAATGCCGGCAACCAGCTCATGTTCGGAATAGTCCAGGGTGGTTTTTTCAAAGAACTCCGAAGACAAAGCGCCGGACAGATAACTGATATCTCATTTGACGGATATGCCCTTGGCGGATTGAGTGTAGGTGAACCCAAGGATGAAATGCTGGATATCATGTACTATTCAGCCCCGCTGCTGCCAGTGGATAAGCCCAGATATCTCATGGGCGTTGGGAAACCCCTGGATATCCTGGAAGGAATAAACGCCGGAATAGACATGTTCGATTGTGTTCTGCCCACCAGAAACGCACGCAACGGCACTCTTTATACCTCACTGGGGCAGGTGAATATAAAAAGAGCTCAGTTCAAAAAGGACGACACCCCCCTTGACCCGGGCTGCAGTTGTTATACCTGCTCAAATTTTTCCAAAGCCTATCTGAGACACCTTTACATGGCCAGAGAACTGCTGGCTTACCGGCTTAACTCCATTCACAACCTCAGCTTTTTTGTTGGGCTTGCTCAAAGAGCCAGACAGGCTGTTCTTGAAAACAGTTTCCAGGCCTTGCTTGAAAAGTACAGGGAGATATACGGGAAGGCTTAA
- a CDS encoding ABC transporter substrate-binding protein — MIKKLAIAVLLAGWVIHLAVASAASKDIILGMSADFTGPNKGLGAEFYLGADCYFRMVNQNGGIHGRKIVIKAYDDGYDPEPAVNNTIRLIEDGDVFALFNYVGTPTTTRILPLLKHYHDRTIWLFTPLTGAQPVLDNEYIFSLRASYSDEISKMVDELVKRGFKKVAVLHQLDAYGRGGWQSISTSLKRHGLEIAGEATYERGSSFNTSFNDQVSILKKASPDAIISVAAYEPAAAFIRDARNAGLEVPILNLSFVNAKRMHELLTSLESGSSEKYTSNLINTQVVPFYGFEDFDPVQKFSSCMDTFKPGLPEGIDTTAYTFKEPGAVGFEGFLNAWFLSEILEQMGPDIERKIIREVLDQPIKSYPQILAAHGYPEMIDTGNVYFISFANNQITSVNDLSGLIK; from the coding sequence TTGATTAAAAAACTTGCCATTGCTGTCCTGCTTGCCGGCTGGGTCATTCACCTGGCAGTCGCTTCAGCGGCTTCCAAGGATATCATTCTGGGGATGTCGGCTGATTTCACCGGGCCGAACAAAGGTCTGGGTGCTGAATTCTACCTAGGGGCCGACTGCTACTTCAGGATGGTTAATCAAAACGGTGGAATTCATGGTCGGAAAATTGTCATCAAGGCCTATGATGATGGATATGATCCTGAACCTGCAGTAAACAACACCATCAGGCTGATAGAAGATGGTGATGTCTTTGCCTTGTTCAATTACGTGGGAACCCCAACCACCACCAGAATTCTCCCTTTGCTCAAGCACTACCATGACCGGACCATCTGGCTTTTCACTCCCTTGACTGGTGCCCAGCCAGTTCTGGATAACGAATATATATTTAGCCTCAGGGCCTCATACAGCGATGAAATCAGCAAAATGGTAGATGAGCTAGTGAAAAGAGGTTTTAAAAAAGTTGCTGTTCTGCACCAGCTAGATGCCTATGGTCGAGGCGGCTGGCAAAGCATAAGCACATCCCTGAAACGACACGGACTGGAGATTGCTGGAGAAGCCACCTATGAACGTGGGTCCAGCTTTAATACATCCTTTAATGATCAGGTTTCCATTCTTAAAAAAGCAAGTCCTGACGCAATAATCAGTGTGGCTGCCTATGAACCGGCTGCAGCCTTTATTCGTGACGCCCGCAACGCCGGCCTGGAAGTGCCTATCCTTAACCTGTCCTTTGTTAACGCCAAAAGAATGCATGAACTCCTGACATCTCTGGAAAGTGGATCCTCGGAAAAATATACTTCCAACTTGATCAATACTCAGGTGGTTCCATTTTACGGATTCGAGGATTTTGATCCTGTCCAGAAATTTTCATCCTGCATGGATACTTTTAAGCCTGGGCTGCCTGAAGGTATTGATACCACTGCATACACCTTCAAAGAACCAGGTGCGGTCGGCTTTGAAGGATTTCTTAACGCCTGGTTTTTGAGTGAGATTCTTGAGCAAATGGGGCCGGACATAGAAAGGAAGATAATCCGTGAAGTTCTGGATCAGCCGATAAAATCCTATCCCCAGATTCTGGCAGCCCATGGATATCCTGAAATGATTGATACGGGAAACGTGTACTTCATATCTTTTGCAAACAATCAAATCACGTCTGTCAACGACCTGTCCGGACTTATTAAGTGA
- the xseB gene encoding exodeoxyribonuclease VII small subunit: MAGRHSDFEKKMKKLEKIIQDLEQGDLPLEKGVTLFQEGLELTRSCREQLEKARHKLTVYSEQSGENEVAS, from the coding sequence ATGGCTGGAAGACATTCAGATTTTGAAAAAAAAATGAAAAAACTGGAAAAAATAATCCAGGATCTGGAACAGGGCGATTTACCTTTGGAAAAAGGAGTAACCCTTTTTCAGGAAGGACTGGAGTTGACCAGGTCCTGCAGGGAACAGCTGGAAAAGGCCAGGCACAAGTTAACGGTTTATTCTGAACAATCCGGAGAAAATGAAGTTGCATCCTGA
- a CDS encoding hybrid sensor histidine kinase/response regulator, whose translation MISSKLFRKTLIAVLGIFIVIVGASSFFSMKVMRQQMIEEYLNKAQSIVSSISMSVPDVFLEKNAATIQSIIDQYMLVEGVGYVLVHDQENNIIAHTFSPQIPPEIEFHKVHGYFEHHLDHQWIMIDGETYLDVYGAVLMGKGGFIHIGMKMAQINQKIASTLLKIQAFNLGIFILCILAVYQFIKRISQPLVQLTGYAHRLRNRDLDFEIRIKSKDEVGELAATMEGMRQELSGYVHKLQQSVKDATDELQQALTYLGSIMDNMADGLVVLDEEGRIIRYNLSFKRIFSIDKSNLIEEKASRYIGRDLVKFYHTKSTRDHQRTEFSFSGPDNQNIFIEASISLVTMTCGVSYIVIFHDITTRKSMEEELKALYAGLEIKIRERTQELVQTNEKLSNEVNLRKIAEIELQAEKEFFAVTLKSIGDAVLTTDNTGRLAFMNRVAGDILEQDPEECKGRPAQDVFTISDQMGNPIDPFQKVIVTRKIYERSRGAILTGKKGQAYRISLKVSPIYDRQSQILGTVMVFQDISHILHLEEERLRKEKLESIGLLAGGIAHDFNNILTAILNHIIMAKSSMIPDDKNMLKMEAAQKACIRAKRLTQQLLTFSRGGAPIKETTSLVELIEDTIAFTLRGSNVVSTLKLSRNLWPANVDPGQISQVLENLVINAVQAMPIGGTILIRAENMTAGSDHHTPLTPGKYVKIRIKDNGKGISQDNLKKIFDPYFTTKQSGTGLGLATTYSIIKNHNGHIEVYSETGKGTEFTIYLPATSKTVVTKSDSPEETLASGKGKVLVLDDDLEILEVVKEVLDLLGYEPHLVSDGKEVLEKYQKARQKGDPYDLIIMDLTIPGGMGGLETIKRLKAIDPQAKAVVSSGYSQDPVMANYKEYGFSGVLAKPYTIDELGVLLKKILVDNS comes from the coding sequence GTGATTTCCTCCAAGCTGTTCAGAAAAACCCTGATCGCTGTACTCGGGATCTTCATCGTTATTGTTGGAGCTTCTTCTTTTTTTTCAATGAAGGTCATGCGCCAGCAGATGATTGAAGAATATTTGAACAAGGCTCAGAGCATTGTTTCCAGTATTTCCATGTCAGTACCGGATGTTTTTCTGGAAAAAAACGCTGCCACCATCCAGTCGATTATTGACCAATACATGCTGGTTGAAGGTGTGGGCTATGTTCTGGTCCATGATCAGGAAAATAACATAATTGCCCACACTTTTTCGCCTCAGATTCCGCCTGAAATAGAGTTCCATAAGGTTCATGGTTACTTCGAGCACCACCTGGACCATCAGTGGATAATGATTGACGGAGAAACCTACCTGGACGTCTATGGAGCTGTGCTCATGGGAAAAGGGGGTTTCATCCACATTGGGATGAAGATGGCTCAGATAAATCAGAAAATCGCCTCAACCCTTCTGAAAATCCAGGCCTTCAATCTGGGCATCTTCATCCTGTGCATTCTGGCTGTATACCAGTTTATTAAAAGGATATCCCAGCCCCTTGTCCAGCTGACCGGATACGCTCACAGGCTGCGCAACAGAGATCTTGATTTTGAAATCCGGATCAAGTCAAAGGATGAAGTCGGAGAACTGGCAGCTACCATGGAGGGAATGCGTCAAGAGCTGTCAGGATATGTGCATAAGCTGCAGCAATCGGTTAAAGACGCAACTGATGAGCTTCAGCAGGCCCTTACCTACCTGGGGTCCATCATGGACAACATGGCTGACGGACTGGTGGTCCTGGATGAAGAGGGAAGGATAATCCGCTACAATCTTTCTTTTAAACGCATCTTTTCTATAGATAAAAGCAATCTGATAGAGGAGAAGGCTTCCAGATACATCGGCAGGGATCTGGTCAAATTCTACCATACCAAATCCACCAGGGACCACCAGAGGACCGAGTTTTCTTTTTCAGGCCCAGACAACCAGAATATTTTTATAGAAGCCTCCATTTCCCTTGTAACCATGACCTGCGGAGTAAGCTACATCGTTATCTTTCATGATATTACCACCAGAAAATCCATGGAAGAAGAATTAAAGGCCCTGTACGCTGGTCTGGAAATAAAGATCCGGGAGAGGACCCAGGAGCTGGTTCAGACCAATGAAAAGCTCAGCAATGAGGTCAATCTGAGAAAAATTGCTGAAATCGAGCTCCAGGCGGAAAAAGAGTTTTTCGCTGTCACCCTTAAAAGCATAGGCGATGCAGTACTCACCACAGACAATACTGGTCGTCTGGCCTTTATGAACCGGGTTGCCGGAGATATCCTGGAGCAGGACCCTGAAGAATGTAAAGGCAGGCCTGCCCAGGATGTCTTTACAATTTCCGACCAGATGGGAAACCCTATTGATCCTTTTCAAAAAGTCATTGTAACCCGCAAAATTTATGAAAGATCCAGAGGTGCAATTCTGACCGGCAAAAAGGGCCAAGCCTACAGGATTTCCTTGAAAGTCTCACCAATTTATGACCGCCAGAGTCAGATCCTGGGCACGGTTATGGTGTTTCAAGACATTTCCCACATCCTTCATCTGGAAGAGGAACGCCTCCGCAAAGAAAAACTGGAGTCCATCGGCCTGCTCGCTGGAGGAATAGCTCATGATTTCAACAATATACTGACAGCAATCTTGAATCACATAATCATGGCCAAGTCCTCCATGATTCCTGATGACAAGAATATGCTTAAAATGGAGGCAGCCCAAAAAGCGTGCATCCGAGCCAAAAGACTTACCCAGCAGCTGCTGACCTTTTCCAGAGGAGGAGCACCCATCAAGGAAACCACCTCCCTGGTTGAGCTTATAGAAGATACCATCGCCTTTACCCTCAGGGGGTCCAATGTAGTCAGTACCCTGAAGCTGTCCCGGAACCTGTGGCCAGCCAATGTTGATCCGGGGCAGATATCCCAGGTCCTGGAAAATCTGGTCATAAATGCGGTTCAGGCAATGCCCATCGGCGGAACGATCCTGATCCGGGCTGAAAACATGACCGCAGGCTCGGACCACCACACCCCCCTGACGCCCGGAAAGTACGTCAAGATCAGGATTAAGGACAATGGCAAAGGCATCTCCCAGGATAACCTGAAAAAAATATTTGATCCCTATTTTACAACAAAACAGTCTGGAACCGGACTCGGTCTTGCTACCACCTATTCCATAATCAAAAACCACAACGGCCATATTGAAGTGTATTCTGAAACCGGAAAAGGAACTGAATTTACTATCTATCTGCCAGCAACTTCCAAGACCGTGGTTACTAAGAGTGACAGCCCGGAAGAGACCCTTGCATCCGGCAAGGGCAAGGTCTTGGTTCTGGATGATGACCTGGAGATCCTTGAAGTGGTCAAAGAAGTTCTGGATTTGCTGGGATATGAGCCGCACCTGGTATCGGATGGTAAAGAAGTGCTTGAAAAATACCAAAAAGCAAGGCAAAAAGGCGATCCCTATGACCTGATCATTATGGATCTGACCATCCCCGGAGGCATGGGCGGTCTGGAAACCATTAAAAGACTCAAAGCAATTGATCCCCAGGCTAAAGCTGTTGTTTCAAGCGGCTATTCTCAGGATCCGGTTATGGCTAATTACAAAGAGTACGGCTTTTCAGGCGTCCTGGCCAAGCCCTACACCATTGACGAGCTTGGAGTCCTGCTTAAAAAAATTCTAGTGGACAATTCCTGA
- the larC gene encoding nickel pincer cofactor biosynthesis protein LarC: MKKLFLDLSWGISGDMFISALADLGADFSGLERAFQAIGLDIRITTTPIKRNGILGQLTTVTWTGNQPARTLNEILPIIRKLKLPPQVTARSASAFERLARVEAMVHGQKKEDVHFHELGALDTLADIVGVFYGLDLLDIQDVSASPMPWFTGKIKIAHGEISLPAPATAILMQNKMITPSDHTREIITPTGALLVDQLVSNFESGFKGRYLKSGLGYGKDDFIFNGLRTFLWEDGSESEFQEDQIWVLESNIDHLTGEELGCFFDRIMEAGALDVIFLPGIMKKNRPGGQMQVLCSLDDLEKIRSEFFRSTLTLGIRIFRTSRSILPRCQSTVPIREGDVRIKETAFEGRSYKRTEMDSMRKTADRQGLSVVQLRLGSPEKE, translated from the coding sequence ATGAAAAAACTGTTTTTGGACCTGTCCTGGGGAATAAGTGGAGACATGTTTATCTCGGCTCTGGCTGATCTTGGAGCTGATTTCTCCGGACTGGAAAGGGCATTTCAGGCCATTGGACTTGATATCAGGATCACGACCACTCCAATAAAAAGAAACGGAATCCTGGGACAATTAACCACTGTTACCTGGACTGGGAACCAGCCTGCCAGGACCTTGAATGAAATCCTGCCCATAATCAGAAAATTAAAGCTGCCCCCTCAGGTAACAGCCAGGTCAGCTTCAGCCTTTGAAAGACTGGCCCGGGTCGAGGCCATGGTTCATGGACAAAAAAAAGAAGATGTCCACTTCCATGAGCTGGGGGCCCTTGACACTCTGGCTGATATAGTGGGCGTGTTTTATGGCCTTGACCTTCTGGATATTCAAGATGTGTCGGCCAGCCCCATGCCCTGGTTCACAGGAAAAATAAAAATTGCCCACGGAGAAATTTCTCTTCCAGCCCCGGCAACAGCCATCCTGATGCAGAACAAGATGATCACACCCTCTGATCACACCAGGGAAATCATCACCCCTACAGGGGCTTTGCTGGTGGACCAGCTGGTTTCAAACTTTGAAAGCGGGTTTAAGGGAAGGTATCTGAAGTCAGGCCTTGGATACGGCAAAGACGATTTCATCTTTAACGGACTGAGGACATTTTTGTGGGAAGATGGATCTGAAAGTGAATTTCAGGAAGACCAGATCTGGGTTCTTGAATCTAACATTGATCATCTGACCGGAGAAGAACTGGGCTGCTTTTTTGACCGGATAATGGAGGCAGGAGCCCTGGACGTTATTTTTCTGCCCGGCATAATGAAAAAAAACAGACCAGGTGGCCAGATGCAGGTTCTGTGCAGCCTTGATGATCTGGAAAAGATCAGGAGTGAATTTTTCAGATCCACCCTGACCCTGGGAATCAGGATATTTCGGACATCAAGGTCCATCCTGCCTAGATGTCAATCCACAGTTCCGATCAGGGAAGGGGATGTCCGGATCAAGGAGACTGCCTTTGAAGGCAGATCATACAAAAGAACGGAAATGGACTCAATGAGAAAAACGGCCGATCGTCAGGGGCTGTCCGTGGTTCAGCTCAGACTTGGCTCCCCGGAAAAAGAATAA
- a CDS encoding tetratricopeptide repeat protein yields the protein MKKDQKLSIYDKIFKFFINDSKGCVMAVTDDALFLKAVKGAYKSQGLDYKSFFAKHDLEKAVAEAKMILNRYKQILFFVEASIEGLSNVLIVKNIKSLFGHKCKLIVITDETERNRIIQMYEMGADNVIVKPVSINSLIQKIALTLNPNNNLGKMVDEAKSLIQLGELDQAEKVAEQILKQKPDSSIAFIIKGDIALAKDKFKDAEDHYIRAGSQSRMYLEPLKRLAELFSRTGDQNKRLEYLKKLDKLSPLNYERKIDIGHTYLLLNVEDKARENFDEAVSQVQKQARDMVSATLMRIAKTIGQERPDLGTEYIAKAIEHKGSSLTREDLWMFNEIGISLRQQGKWEQSIDYYKRGLEISPMDGGLYYNMGMAFAQGKQYYKALENFQKAVDSTPDILDQSVSIPYNIAKVCAALNKYQDAGKYLKKALKIDPDFENAKKLLAKIYS from the coding sequence ATGAAAAAAGATCAGAAATTATCCATCTACGATAAGATTTTTAAATTCTTCATCAATGACTCCAAGGGTTGCGTTATGGCTGTAACAGATGATGCATTATTCCTCAAGGCAGTCAAAGGTGCCTACAAGTCTCAAGGCCTGGACTACAAAAGTTTTTTTGCCAAGCATGATCTGGAAAAAGCTGTGGCTGAAGCCAAAATGATACTGAACAGATACAAACAGATACTTTTCTTTGTTGAGGCTTCCATTGAAGGGTTGAGCAATGTCCTGATAGTCAAAAACATCAAGTCCCTCTTCGGTCATAAATGTAAACTCATAGTTATTACTGATGAGACTGAACGCAACAGGATTATTCAGATGTACGAAATGGGCGCAGATAATGTTATAGTCAAGCCGGTTTCGATCAATTCCCTTATCCAGAAAATTGCCCTGACCCTGAATCCCAACAATAATCTGGGCAAAATGGTTGATGAAGCCAAATCACTGATTCAGCTCGGTGAACTGGATCAGGCAGAAAAGGTTGCCGAACAGATTCTGAAGCAAAAACCGGACAGCTCCATCGCCTTTATTATCAAAGGAGACATCGCTCTTGCCAAGGATAAGTTCAAGGATGCGGAAGATCACTATATAAGAGCCGGGTCGCAGAGCAGGATGTACCTGGAGCCCCTGAAAAGGCTGGCTGAATTGTTTTCCCGCACCGGAGACCAGAACAAGAGACTCGAGTATCTCAAAAAACTGGATAAGCTTTCGCCTCTCAATTATGAGCGCAAGATCGATATCGGTCATACTTACCTGCTGCTCAATGTTGAGGATAAAGCCAGGGAAAATTTTGATGAAGCGGTAAGTCAGGTGCAGAAGCAGGCCAGGGATATGGTCAGCGCCACGTTGATGCGGATAGCCAAAACCATTGGACAGGAAAGGCCGGACCTTGGCACTGAATACATAGCCAAAGCCATTGAACACAAAGGCAGCAGTCTGACCAGGGAGGACCTGTGGATGTTCAACGAGATCGGCATCAGCCTGAGACAACAGGGTAAATGGGAGCAATCCATTGATTACTATAAAAGAGGATTGGAAATTTCACCTATGGACGGGGGGCTTTACTACAACATGGGGATGGCCTTTGCACAGGGGAAACAATATTATAAGGCCTTGGAGAACTTTCAAAAGGCAGTTGATTCCACTCCAGACATTCTGGACCAGTCAGTCAGCATTCCCTATAACATCGCCAAGGTCTGCGCAGCCCTGAACAAATATCAGGATGCTGGAAAGTATCTGAAAAAAGCTTTGAAGATCGACCCGGATTTTGAAAATGCCAAGAAGCTGCTGGCCAAGATCTATTCCTGA
- a CDS encoding small multi-drug export protein has translation MDILGQYFLVFILAAVPWVELLVVIPAGLAMGLQPFLVGFIAFVGNAIPVFIIVYGYSSWQQWRLSKNRQKSGPGPSKRKQRALAIWNRYGLPGLAFSGPLLTGIHLAVVIALAFKPPRKDLLLWMNSSLIVWTIGMTIVSFYGLEGIRSILG, from the coding sequence TGGATATTCTTGGACAGTACTTTCTTGTATTTATATTGGCGGCAGTACCCTGGGTGGAACTGCTGGTAGTCATCCCGGCCGGACTGGCCATGGGCTTACAGCCTTTTTTAGTCGGATTCATTGCCTTTGTTGGCAATGCCATTCCTGTGTTCATAATTGTTTACGGATACAGCTCGTGGCAGCAGTGGAGGCTTTCTAAGAATAGGCAGAAAAGTGGGCCTGGCCCTTCCAAAAGAAAGCAGCGGGCTCTTGCTATCTGGAACCGTTACGGCCTGCCCGGGCTGGCTTTTTCAGGACCACTGCTGACTGGAATCCACCTGGCTGTAGTCATTGCACTGGCCTTCAAGCCTCCCAGAAAAGATCTGCTGCTGTGGATGAATTCAAGTCTGATTGTCTGGACCATTGGGATGACAATAGTATCGTTCTACGGCTTGGAAGGAATCAGATCCATTCTTGGTTAA
- a CDS encoding polyprenyl synthetase family protein — protein sequence MKLHPDHSEFKSQLKDLAGSVERHLSECLNGVSAPDQLLKAMEYSLMAGGKRIRPILCLYWGGMLGLKQKQFIDFACGIELIHTYSLVHDDLPAMDNDDLRRGRPTNHKVFGEAMSILAGDSLLTHAFYLMSGAGLPPDDVLFACREMALAAGPGGMVGGQVVDIMATGTSAMDLKTLKKMHAMKTGALIRASCTCGAILARSAGAGQGDLDNASSFGTSVGLAFQIVDDILDITGDQESLGKPVGSDESMDKATYPKFLGLEQSMIMAQSCADKAKESLTGYKGPEKDFLESLAQYIVDRIN from the coding sequence ATGAAGTTGCATCCTGATCATTCTGAATTCAAATCCCAGCTGAAGGATCTGGCAGGTTCAGTGGAAAGACACCTGTCCGAATGTCTTAATGGAGTTTCCGCGCCTGACCAGCTGCTGAAGGCTATGGAGTACAGCCTGATGGCCGGTGGAAAGAGGATTAGACCGATCCTCTGCCTGTACTGGGGTGGCATGCTTGGGCTTAAGCAGAAACAGTTCATTGACTTTGCCTGTGGAATTGAACTCATCCATACTTATTCACTTGTCCATGACGACCTTCCGGCCATGGATAACGACGACCTGAGAAGAGGAAGGCCGACCAACCACAAAGTGTTTGGGGAAGCCATGTCCATCCTGGCAGGAGACAGCCTGCTCACCCATGCTTTTTACCTCATGTCCGGAGCAGGCCTTCCTCCGGATGACGTCCTTTTTGCCTGTCGTGAGATGGCTCTGGCTGCCGGGCCCGGCGGAATGGTCGGAGGGCAGGTTGTGGACATCATGGCTACCGGCACCAGCGCGATGGACCTGAAAACTTTAAAAAAGATGCACGCCATGAAGACCGGAGCCCTGATCAGGGCTTCATGCACCTGCGGAGCTATTCTGGCTCGATCCGCAGGTGCGGGACAAGGCGACCTTGATAATGCCTCTTCCTTTGGAACTTCTGTTGGGCTGGCTTTTCAGATAGTAGACGATATCCTGGACATCACAGGTGACCAGGAATCCCTGGGCAAGCCAGTTGGCAGTGACGAATCAATGGACAAAGCCACTTATCCAAAATTTCTGGGACTTGAGCAAAGCATGATCATGGCCCAGTCATGTGCGGATAAAGCCAAAGAGTCACTGACAGGGTACAAGGGACCTGAAAAGGACTTTTTAGAATCTCTGGCTCAGTATATTGTGGACCGGATCAATTAG